One genomic segment of Motacilla alba alba isolate MOTALB_02 chromosome 1A, Motacilla_alba_V1.0_pri, whole genome shotgun sequence includes these proteins:
- the LOC119708742 gene encoding putative cation exchanger C521.04c isoform X6: MAADLEPGRRRRCCAQDTPDAPKVPDSRGDSDGPRRGSLCDRHCAAIYNVQGDLGDLGCHLHRPRVPPATSTPNCCQQHSEEVCESCVVKTTLTAENAVEANKLSNNYKFGFKKWKSHVTARPWEDRSEIVKELYSDLNVIRASGGSTLTCGNVLYLLLFGWWLSLLYVLVAAVMFITVMGAPYGRLCWDLAGYFLWPFGKVIQKVEVPKSHQACETGVGESSALLGGATPLRWRPGCWLGTGYWHRASTAVWLCLGFPLLALAHGLVCVTAWLLIVLIPVAKLSARATSRVLPLPPERVLIRRLRMTEVPLEGEVILCCYRAANPYYYKYAVDGINVFAVNLLPLVLVTLVLGYVDSPNHLTGSAVKFTLALLSIMPLSYYIGMAIASISAQSNFAVGAVVNATFGSITELTFYITALIKGSREGNRCYAEVVKSALTGTLVGCVLFVPGLCMVIGGIRHQEQRFNSRSAGVSSALLFLSVGGVFAPTLFSKVYGKLVCGECHNVTQNPLGHYLCHNCHFDLMDNNGTLYYSHVQPLVYTVSILLPAAYLIGLFFTLKTHTHIYDIHISDCHMPGHHHSAVVHWSRWRALVILLLSTLCMSACADLATEHISPILTNSTISQYFIGVTVLAMVPELPEIVNGIQFALQNNLSLSIEIGNCIAVQVCMLQIPILVLFTIFYPTNFTLVFSDLHVYASMFSVVLMNYIFMDGKCDYFQGTVLVMVYFILLAVYFFAPSPSGC, from the exons ATGGCCGCGGACCTCGagcccggccgccgccgccgctgctgcgcGCAGGACACGCCCG ATGCTCCCAAGGTCCCGGATTCCCGCGGTGACAGCGACGGCCCCCGCCGGGGCTCCCTCTGCGACCGGCACTGCGCTGCCATCTACAACGTGCAGGGGGACCTGGGCGACCTGGGCTGCCACCTGCAccgtccccgtgtccccccag CCACGTCCACCCCgaactgctgccagcagcactcgGAGGAGGTGTGCGAGAGCTGCGTGGTGAAAACCACCCTGACGGCCGAGAACGCCGTGGAGGCCAACAAGCTCTCCAACAACTACAAG TTTGGCTTCAAGAAATGGAAGAGCCACGTGACGGCGCGGCCCTGGGAGGACCGGTCCGAGATTGTCAAGGAGCTCTACTCTGACCTCAATGTCATCCGAGCCTCTGGAG ggTCCACGCTGACGTGTGGGAATGTCCTTTACCTGCTGCTCTTTGGCTGGTGGCTCTCGCTCCTCTACGTCCTCGTGGCTGCCGTGATGTTCATCACCGTCATGGGGGCTCCTTATG ggaggctctgctgggaccTGGCTGGGTACTTCCTCTGGCCCTTTGGCAAAGTGATCCAGAAAGTGGAG gtccccaaatcccatcagGCGTGTGAGACCGGCGTGGgggagagctcagccctgctcggGGGTGCCACACCGCTCCGCTGGCGCCCAGGGTGCTGGCTGGGCACCGGATACTGG CACCGTGCCAGCACCGCGgtgtggctgtgcctgggcttCCCGCTGCTGGCGCTGGCCCACGGGCTCGTGTGTGTCACCGCGTGGCTCCTCATCGTCCTCATCCCTGTGGCCAAGCTGAGCGCCCGCGCCACCTCCCGCGTCCTGCCGCTGCCCCCGGAGCGCGTGCTCATCCGGCGCCTGAGGATG ACAGAGGTGCCTCTGGAGGGAGAGGTGATTCTCTGCTGTTACCGCGCCGCCAACCCCTACTACTACAAATACGCCGTGGACGGCATCAACGTCTTCGCCGTCA ACCTGCTGCCCCTGGTGCTGGTGACGCTGGTGCTGGGTTACGTGGACAGCCCCAACCATCTGACCGGCTCCGCCGTCAAGTTCACCTTGGCCCTGCTCTCCATCATGCCCCTCTCCTACTACATCGGCATGGCCATCGCCAG catCTCGGCCCAGAGCAATTTCGCGGTGGGAGCTGTGGTGAACGCCACGTTTGGCTCCATCACCGAGCTGACCTTCTACATCACCGCCCTCATCAAGGGCTCGCGTGAGGGCAACCGCTGCTACGCCGAGGTGGTCAAGTCGGCGTTGACAGGGACGCTGGTGGGCTGTGTCCTCTTTGTGCCG GGTCTGTGCATGGTCATCGGGGGTATCCGGCACCAGGAGCAGCGGTTCAACAGCCGCTCTGCGGGCGTCAGCTCggccctgctcttcctctccgTGGGAg gtgtctTTGCCCCAACGCTCTTCTCCAAGGTGTACGGGAAGCTGGTCTGCGGCGAGTGCCACAACGTCACCCAGAACCCGCTGGGCCACTACCTCTGCCACAACTGTCACTTTGACCTG ATGGACAACAACGGCACCCTCTACTACAGCCACGTCCA ACCCCTGGTGTACACAGTGTccatcctgctccctgctgcctaCCTCATCGGGCTCTTCTTCACCCTCAAAACCCACACACACATCTACGACATCCACATCAGCGACTGTCACA TGCCTGGCCACCACCACAGTGCTGTGGTGCACTGGTCCCGCTGGCGGGCCCTGGTCATCCTCCTGCTCTCCACGCTCTGCATGTCGGCCTGTGCTGACCTGGCCACGGAGCACATCAGCCCCATCCTCACCAACTCCACCATCTCACAG TACTTCATCGGTGTCACTGTGCTGGCAATGGTGCCCGAGCTGCCAGAGATTGTCAATGGCATCCAGTTTGCTCTGCAGAACAATCTGAGCTTGAG caTCGAGATCGGGAACTGCATCGCGGTGCAGGTCTGCATGCTCCAGATCCCCATCCTGGTGCTCTTCACCATCTTCTAC CCAACCAACTTCACGCTCGTCTTCAGCGACCTCCACGTCTACGCCAGCATGTTCAGCGTGGTGCTCATGAACTACATCTTCATGGATGGCAAATGTGACTATTTCCAAG GCACGGTGCTGGTGATGGTTTACTTCATCCTCCTGGCCGTGTATTTCTTCGCCCCGTCGCCCAGCGGCTGCTGA
- the LOC119708742 gene encoding putative cation exchanger C521.04c isoform X5 has translation MLPRSRIPAVTATAPAGAPSATGTALPSTTCRGTWATWAATCTVPVSPQVGRLWDWPGMGPWGSHSRCDTPCVSPAATSTPNCCQQHSEEVCESCVVKTTLTAENAVEANKLSNNYKFGFKKWKSHVTARPWEDRSEIVKELYSDLNVIRASGGSTLTCGNVLYLLLFGWWLSLLYVLVAAVMFITVMGAPYGRLCWDLAGYFLWPFGKVIQKVEVPKSHQACETGVGESSALLGGATPLRWRPGCWLGTGYWHRASTAVWLCLGFPLLALAHGLVCVTAWLLIVLIPVAKLSARATSRVLPLPPERVLIRRLRMTEVPLEGEVILCCYRAANPYYYKYAVDGINVFAVNLLPLVLVTLVLGYVDSPNHLTGSAVKFTLALLSIMPLSYYIGMAIASISAQSNFAVGAVVNATFGSITELTFYITALIKGSREGNRCYAEVVKSALTGTLVGCVLFVPGLCMVIGGIRHQEQRFNSRSAGVSSALLFLSVGGVFAPTLFSKVYGKLVCGECHNVTQNPLGHYLCHNCHFDLMDNNGTLYYSHVQPLVYTVSILLPAAYLIGLFFTLKTHTHIYDIHISDCHMPGHHHSAVVHWSRWRALVILLLSTLCMSACADLATEHISPILTNSTISQYFIGVTVLAMVPELPEIVNGIQFALQNNLSLSIEIGNCIAVQVCMLQIPILVLFTIFYPTNFTLVFSDLHVYASMFSVVLMNYIFMDGKCDYFQGTVLVMVYFILLAVYFFAPSPSGC, from the exons ATGCTCCCAAGGTCCCGGATTCCCGCGGTGACAGCGACGGCCCCCGCCGGGGCTCCCTCTGCGACCGGCACTGCGCTGCCATCTACAACGTGCAGGGGGACCTGGGCGACCTGGGCTGCCACCTGCAccgtccccgtgtccccccaggtAGGCCGGCTGTGGGATTGGCCGGGTATGGGGCCCTGGGGGTCCCACAGCCGCTGTGACACCCCCTGTGTGTCACCCGCAGCCACGTCCACCCCgaactgctgccagcagcactcgGAGGAGGTGTGCGAGAGCTGCGTGGTGAAAACCACCCTGACGGCCGAGAACGCCGTGGAGGCCAACAAGCTCTCCAACAACTACAAG TTTGGCTTCAAGAAATGGAAGAGCCACGTGACGGCGCGGCCCTGGGAGGACCGGTCCGAGATTGTCAAGGAGCTCTACTCTGACCTCAATGTCATCCGAGCCTCTGGAG ggTCCACGCTGACGTGTGGGAATGTCCTTTACCTGCTGCTCTTTGGCTGGTGGCTCTCGCTCCTCTACGTCCTCGTGGCTGCCGTGATGTTCATCACCGTCATGGGGGCTCCTTATG ggaggctctgctgggaccTGGCTGGGTACTTCCTCTGGCCCTTTGGCAAAGTGATCCAGAAAGTGGAG gtccccaaatcccatcagGCGTGTGAGACCGGCGTGGgggagagctcagccctgctcggGGGTGCCACACCGCTCCGCTGGCGCCCAGGGTGCTGGCTGGGCACCGGATACTGG CACCGTGCCAGCACCGCGgtgtggctgtgcctgggcttCCCGCTGCTGGCGCTGGCCCACGGGCTCGTGTGTGTCACCGCGTGGCTCCTCATCGTCCTCATCCCTGTGGCCAAGCTGAGCGCCCGCGCCACCTCCCGCGTCCTGCCGCTGCCCCCGGAGCGCGTGCTCATCCGGCGCCTGAGGATG ACAGAGGTGCCTCTGGAGGGAGAGGTGATTCTCTGCTGTTACCGCGCCGCCAACCCCTACTACTACAAATACGCCGTGGACGGCATCAACGTCTTCGCCGTCA ACCTGCTGCCCCTGGTGCTGGTGACGCTGGTGCTGGGTTACGTGGACAGCCCCAACCATCTGACCGGCTCCGCCGTCAAGTTCACCTTGGCCCTGCTCTCCATCATGCCCCTCTCCTACTACATCGGCATGGCCATCGCCAG catCTCGGCCCAGAGCAATTTCGCGGTGGGAGCTGTGGTGAACGCCACGTTTGGCTCCATCACCGAGCTGACCTTCTACATCACCGCCCTCATCAAGGGCTCGCGTGAGGGCAACCGCTGCTACGCCGAGGTGGTCAAGTCGGCGTTGACAGGGACGCTGGTGGGCTGTGTCCTCTTTGTGCCG GGTCTGTGCATGGTCATCGGGGGTATCCGGCACCAGGAGCAGCGGTTCAACAGCCGCTCTGCGGGCGTCAGCTCggccctgctcttcctctccgTGGGAg gtgtctTTGCCCCAACGCTCTTCTCCAAGGTGTACGGGAAGCTGGTCTGCGGCGAGTGCCACAACGTCACCCAGAACCCGCTGGGCCACTACCTCTGCCACAACTGTCACTTTGACCTG ATGGACAACAACGGCACCCTCTACTACAGCCACGTCCA ACCCCTGGTGTACACAGTGTccatcctgctccctgctgcctaCCTCATCGGGCTCTTCTTCACCCTCAAAACCCACACACACATCTACGACATCCACATCAGCGACTGTCACA TGCCTGGCCACCACCACAGTGCTGTGGTGCACTGGTCCCGCTGGCGGGCCCTGGTCATCCTCCTGCTCTCCACGCTCTGCATGTCGGCCTGTGCTGACCTGGCCACGGAGCACATCAGCCCCATCCTCACCAACTCCACCATCTCACAG TACTTCATCGGTGTCACTGTGCTGGCAATGGTGCCCGAGCTGCCAGAGATTGTCAATGGCATCCAGTTTGCTCTGCAGAACAATCTGAGCTTGAG caTCGAGATCGGGAACTGCATCGCGGTGCAGGTCTGCATGCTCCAGATCCCCATCCTGGTGCTCTTCACCATCTTCTAC CCAACCAACTTCACGCTCGTCTTCAGCGACCTCCACGTCTACGCCAGCATGTTCAGCGTGGTGCTCATGAACTACATCTTCATGGATGGCAAATGTGACTATTTCCAAG GCACGGTGCTGGTGATGGTTTACTTCATCCTCCTGGCCGTGTATTTCTTCGCCCCGTCGCCCAGCGGCTGCTGA
- the LOC119708742 gene encoding putative cation exchanger C521.04c isoform X3, which produces MLPRSRIPAVTATAPAGAPSATGTALPSTTCRGTWATWAATCTVPVSPQVGRLWDWPGMGPWGSHSRCDTPCVSPAATSTPNCCQQHSEEVCESCVVKTTLTAENAVEANKLSNNYKFGFKKWKSHVTARPWEDRSEIVKELYSDLNVIRASGGSTLTCGNVLYLLLFGWWLSLLYVLVAAVMFITVMGAPYGRLCWDLAGYFLWPFGKVIQKVEVPKSHQACETGVGESSALLGGATPLRWRPGCWLGTGYWHRASTAVWLCLGFPLLALAHGLVCVTAWLLIVLIPVAKLSARATSRVLPLPPERVLIRRLRMTEVPLEGEVILCCYRAANPYYYKYAVDGINVFAVNLLPLVLVTLVLGYVDSPNHLTGSAVKFTLALLSIMPLSYYIGMAIASISAQSNFAVGAVVNATFGSITELTFYITALIKGSREGNRCYAEVVKSALTGTLVGCVLFVPGLCMVIGGIRHQEQRFNSRSAGVSSALLFLSVGGVFAPTLFSKVYGKLVCGECHNVTQNPLGHYLCHNCHFDLMDNNGTLYYSHVQPLVYTVSILLPAAYLIGLFFTLKTHTHIYDIHISDCHSKCPQMSRLQGWLLSLLWSVPHVSALSPVPGHHHSAVVHWSRWRALVILLLSTLCMSACADLATEHISPILTNSTISQYFIGVTVLAMVPELPEIVNGIQFALQNNLSLSIEIGNCIAVQVCMLQIPILVLFTIFYPTNFTLVFSDLHVYASMFSVVLMNYIFMDGKCDYFQGTVLVMVYFILLAVYFFAPSPSGC; this is translated from the exons ATGCTCCCAAGGTCCCGGATTCCCGCGGTGACAGCGACGGCCCCCGCCGGGGCTCCCTCTGCGACCGGCACTGCGCTGCCATCTACAACGTGCAGGGGGACCTGGGCGACCTGGGCTGCCACCTGCAccgtccccgtgtccccccaggtAGGCCGGCTGTGGGATTGGCCGGGTATGGGGCCCTGGGGGTCCCACAGCCGCTGTGACACCCCCTGTGTGTCACCCGCAGCCACGTCCACCCCgaactgctgccagcagcactcgGAGGAGGTGTGCGAGAGCTGCGTGGTGAAAACCACCCTGACGGCCGAGAACGCCGTGGAGGCCAACAAGCTCTCCAACAACTACAAG TTTGGCTTCAAGAAATGGAAGAGCCACGTGACGGCGCGGCCCTGGGAGGACCGGTCCGAGATTGTCAAGGAGCTCTACTCTGACCTCAATGTCATCCGAGCCTCTGGAG ggTCCACGCTGACGTGTGGGAATGTCCTTTACCTGCTGCTCTTTGGCTGGTGGCTCTCGCTCCTCTACGTCCTCGTGGCTGCCGTGATGTTCATCACCGTCATGGGGGCTCCTTATG ggaggctctgctgggaccTGGCTGGGTACTTCCTCTGGCCCTTTGGCAAAGTGATCCAGAAAGTGGAG gtccccaaatcccatcagGCGTGTGAGACCGGCGTGGgggagagctcagccctgctcggGGGTGCCACACCGCTCCGCTGGCGCCCAGGGTGCTGGCTGGGCACCGGATACTGG CACCGTGCCAGCACCGCGgtgtggctgtgcctgggcttCCCGCTGCTGGCGCTGGCCCACGGGCTCGTGTGTGTCACCGCGTGGCTCCTCATCGTCCTCATCCCTGTGGCCAAGCTGAGCGCCCGCGCCACCTCCCGCGTCCTGCCGCTGCCCCCGGAGCGCGTGCTCATCCGGCGCCTGAGGATG ACAGAGGTGCCTCTGGAGGGAGAGGTGATTCTCTGCTGTTACCGCGCCGCCAACCCCTACTACTACAAATACGCCGTGGACGGCATCAACGTCTTCGCCGTCA ACCTGCTGCCCCTGGTGCTGGTGACGCTGGTGCTGGGTTACGTGGACAGCCCCAACCATCTGACCGGCTCCGCCGTCAAGTTCACCTTGGCCCTGCTCTCCATCATGCCCCTCTCCTACTACATCGGCATGGCCATCGCCAG catCTCGGCCCAGAGCAATTTCGCGGTGGGAGCTGTGGTGAACGCCACGTTTGGCTCCATCACCGAGCTGACCTTCTACATCACCGCCCTCATCAAGGGCTCGCGTGAGGGCAACCGCTGCTACGCCGAGGTGGTCAAGTCGGCGTTGACAGGGACGCTGGTGGGCTGTGTCCTCTTTGTGCCG GGTCTGTGCATGGTCATCGGGGGTATCCGGCACCAGGAGCAGCGGTTCAACAGCCGCTCTGCGGGCGTCAGCTCggccctgctcttcctctccgTGGGAg gtgtctTTGCCCCAACGCTCTTCTCCAAGGTGTACGGGAAGCTGGTCTGCGGCGAGTGCCACAACGTCACCCAGAACCCGCTGGGCCACTACCTCTGCCACAACTGTCACTTTGACCTG ATGGACAACAACGGCACCCTCTACTACAGCCACGTCCA ACCCCTGGTGTACACAGTGTccatcctgctccctgctgcctaCCTCATCGGGCTCTTCTTCACCCTCAAAACCCACACACACATCTACGACATCCACATCAGCGACTGTCACAGTaagtgtccccaaatgtcccgGCTGCAAGGCTGGCTCTTGTCACTGCTCTGGAGCGTCCCACACGTCTCTGCTCTCTCGCCAGTGCCTGGCCACCACCACAGTGCTGTGGTGCACTGGTCCCGCTGGCGGGCCCTGGTCATCCTCCTGCTCTCCACGCTCTGCATGTCGGCCTGTGCTGACCTGGCCACGGAGCACATCAGCCCCATCCTCACCAACTCCACCATCTCACAG TACTTCATCGGTGTCACTGTGCTGGCAATGGTGCCCGAGCTGCCAGAGATTGTCAATGGCATCCAGTTTGCTCTGCAGAACAATCTGAGCTTGAG caTCGAGATCGGGAACTGCATCGCGGTGCAGGTCTGCATGCTCCAGATCCCCATCCTGGTGCTCTTCACCATCTTCTAC CCAACCAACTTCACGCTCGTCTTCAGCGACCTCCACGTCTACGCCAGCATGTTCAGCGTGGTGCTCATGAACTACATCTTCATGGATGGCAAATGTGACTATTTCCAAG GCACGGTGCTGGTGATGGTTTACTTCATCCTCCTGGCCGTGTATTTCTTCGCCCCGTCGCCCAGCGGCTGCTGA
- the LOC119708742 gene encoding putative cation exchanger C521.04c isoform X4: MLPRSRIPAVTATAPAGAPSATGTALPSTTCRGTWATWAATCTVPVSPQVGRLWDWPGMGPWGSHSRCDTPCVSPAATSTPNCCQQHSEEVCESCVVKTTLTAENAVEANKLSNNYKFGFKKWKSHVTARPWEDRSEIVKELYSDLNVIRASGGSTLTCGNVLYLLLFGWWLSLLYVLVAAVMFITVMGAPYGRLCWDLAGYFLWPFGKVIQKVEVPKSHQACETGVGESSALLGGATPLRWRPGCWLGTGYWHRASTAVWLCLGFPLLALAHGLVCVTAWLLIVLIPVAKLSARATSRVLPLPPERVLIRRLRMTEVPLEGEVILCCYRAANPYYYKYAVDGINVFAVNLLPLVLVTLVLGYVDSPNHLTGSAVKFTLALLSIMPLSYYIGMAIASISAQSNFAVGAVVNATFGSITELTFYITALIKGSREGNRCYAEVVKSALTGTLVGCVLFVPGLCMVIGGIRHQEQRFNSRSAGVSSALLFLSVGGVFAPTLFSKVYGKLVCGECHNVTQNPLGHYLCHNCHFDLMDNNGTLYYSHVQPLVYTVSILLPAAYLIGLFFTLKTHTHIYDIHISDCHMPGHHHSAVVHWSRWRALVILLLSTLCMSACADLATEHISPILTNSTISQYFIGVTVLAMVPELPEIVNGIQFALQNNLSLSIEIGNCIAVQVCMLQIPILVLFTIFYPTNFTLVFSDLHVYASMFSVVLMNYIFMDGKCDYFQGDRLAQGAVALGASLYSLGCGDGGLLGPTLGSSAFWGFWRVVT; the protein is encoded by the exons ATGCTCCCAAGGTCCCGGATTCCCGCGGTGACAGCGACGGCCCCCGCCGGGGCTCCCTCTGCGACCGGCACTGCGCTGCCATCTACAACGTGCAGGGGGACCTGGGCGACCTGGGCTGCCACCTGCAccgtccccgtgtccccccaggtAGGCCGGCTGTGGGATTGGCCGGGTATGGGGCCCTGGGGGTCCCACAGCCGCTGTGACACCCCCTGTGTGTCACCCGCAGCCACGTCCACCCCgaactgctgccagcagcactcgGAGGAGGTGTGCGAGAGCTGCGTGGTGAAAACCACCCTGACGGCCGAGAACGCCGTGGAGGCCAACAAGCTCTCCAACAACTACAAG TTTGGCTTCAAGAAATGGAAGAGCCACGTGACGGCGCGGCCCTGGGAGGACCGGTCCGAGATTGTCAAGGAGCTCTACTCTGACCTCAATGTCATCCGAGCCTCTGGAG ggTCCACGCTGACGTGTGGGAATGTCCTTTACCTGCTGCTCTTTGGCTGGTGGCTCTCGCTCCTCTACGTCCTCGTGGCTGCCGTGATGTTCATCACCGTCATGGGGGCTCCTTATG ggaggctctgctgggaccTGGCTGGGTACTTCCTCTGGCCCTTTGGCAAAGTGATCCAGAAAGTGGAG gtccccaaatcccatcagGCGTGTGAGACCGGCGTGGgggagagctcagccctgctcggGGGTGCCACACCGCTCCGCTGGCGCCCAGGGTGCTGGCTGGGCACCGGATACTGG CACCGTGCCAGCACCGCGgtgtggctgtgcctgggcttCCCGCTGCTGGCGCTGGCCCACGGGCTCGTGTGTGTCACCGCGTGGCTCCTCATCGTCCTCATCCCTGTGGCCAAGCTGAGCGCCCGCGCCACCTCCCGCGTCCTGCCGCTGCCCCCGGAGCGCGTGCTCATCCGGCGCCTGAGGATG ACAGAGGTGCCTCTGGAGGGAGAGGTGATTCTCTGCTGTTACCGCGCCGCCAACCCCTACTACTACAAATACGCCGTGGACGGCATCAACGTCTTCGCCGTCA ACCTGCTGCCCCTGGTGCTGGTGACGCTGGTGCTGGGTTACGTGGACAGCCCCAACCATCTGACCGGCTCCGCCGTCAAGTTCACCTTGGCCCTGCTCTCCATCATGCCCCTCTCCTACTACATCGGCATGGCCATCGCCAG catCTCGGCCCAGAGCAATTTCGCGGTGGGAGCTGTGGTGAACGCCACGTTTGGCTCCATCACCGAGCTGACCTTCTACATCACCGCCCTCATCAAGGGCTCGCGTGAGGGCAACCGCTGCTACGCCGAGGTGGTCAAGTCGGCGTTGACAGGGACGCTGGTGGGCTGTGTCCTCTTTGTGCCG GGTCTGTGCATGGTCATCGGGGGTATCCGGCACCAGGAGCAGCGGTTCAACAGCCGCTCTGCGGGCGTCAGCTCggccctgctcttcctctccgTGGGAg gtgtctTTGCCCCAACGCTCTTCTCCAAGGTGTACGGGAAGCTGGTCTGCGGCGAGTGCCACAACGTCACCCAGAACCCGCTGGGCCACTACCTCTGCCACAACTGTCACTTTGACCTG ATGGACAACAACGGCACCCTCTACTACAGCCACGTCCA ACCCCTGGTGTACACAGTGTccatcctgctccctgctgcctaCCTCATCGGGCTCTTCTTCACCCTCAAAACCCACACACACATCTACGACATCCACATCAGCGACTGTCACA TGCCTGGCCACCACCACAGTGCTGTGGTGCACTGGTCCCGCTGGCGGGCCCTGGTCATCCTCCTGCTCTCCACGCTCTGCATGTCGGCCTGTGCTGACCTGGCCACGGAGCACATCAGCCCCATCCTCACCAACTCCACCATCTCACAG TACTTCATCGGTGTCACTGTGCTGGCAATGGTGCCCGAGCTGCCAGAGATTGTCAATGGCATCCAGTTTGCTCTGCAGAACAATCTGAGCTTGAG caTCGAGATCGGGAACTGCATCGCGGTGCAGGTCTGCATGCTCCAGATCCCCATCCTGGTGCTCTTCACCATCTTCTAC CCAACCAACTTCACGCTCGTCTTCAGCGACCTCCACGTCTACGCCAGCATGTTCAGCGTGGTGCTCATGAACTACATCTTCATGGATGGCAAATGTGACTATTTCCAAGGTGACCGCCTCGCACAGGGTGCTGTGGCACTTGGAGCATCCCTGTATTCCCTGGGATGTGGGGATGGGGGGCTCCTGGGCCCAACCCTGGGGTCATCTGCTTTTTGGGGCTTTTGGCGTGTGGTGACCTGA